The segment aggtttgtaggcctccttgctcgcacgtgctttttcagttctgcccacaaattttctataggattgaggtcagggctttatgatggccactccaataccttgactttgttgttcttaaaacatttttccacaactctggaagtatgctttgggtcatgtccatttggaagactcatttgcaaccaagctttaactttctaactgacgtcttgagatgttgcttcaatatatccacataattttccctcctcatgatgccatctgttttgtgaagtgcaccagtccctcctgcagcaaagcacccccacaccatgatgctgccacccccgtgtttcacggttgggatggtgttcttcagcctgAAAGCATTTTTCCTCCagacataaagatggtcattatggccaaacagttctatttttgtttcatcagacccggggacatttctccaaaaagtatgatctttgtccccatgtgcagttgcaaaccgcagtctggcttttttatggtggatttggagcagtggcttcttccttgctgagtggcctttcaggttatgtcgatataggactgtcatcaaggcaaaggttggcttctttgaagaattgaaaatctaaaatatattttgatttgtttcactgttttttggttactatatgattccacatttgttatttcatagttttgatgtcttcactattattctgcaatgtagaaaatagtagaaataaagaaaaacccttgaatgagaaggtgtgtccaaacgtttaaatggtactgtatacatttttcttattgtgtagaaatgcagaacatgagcccccccccccccacacacaacacTTTGCCATACCCTAGgataaggtatattatgtcagttcggttgccctctgacacattctcatcaatgatagaatgacataacctctactgtggaaagtctaaacatcagaggtatcggattcacatggaattgttgtttaattcaaatgcttaaatatgaaattatttgtgaagagatgaaatgtaattttagattccaaatgagagatttgggttttcataagtttgggcctctgctcaaccagtggcccgcccctgtgaagagacatgggtaataaacttttcagacacacccctctccctccactatataaagccattgacaaaaatataactttctgttccgAGGAGATGAGGGTGACGATcccatgtcagaatggttcagataataactgaagaactaagccaacatcagcatgatctttggttgtgaatggtatgaactttgaactcgtattcactacagaagtgatacctcctagccgttgagttagcaacagctgctacaaacgcaggttaggaatgacagtcagagtatcccgtctactacacaatgACATTACTGcaacgtatccagtgaccaccagagacattcttcaaaagACAGAGGACTCGGTTTGGCAACACGGTCtttcatctaccaccaacctactgaagcgcagctcagagtaaatatttattgcattttccttttccaaatgggcggtaatttagaatgcataagatactgtatttacgatagcacagcttcgccagTCTCCCGTCTCCCGCTTTTTCACTAAAACCCagcccctttcctttgtgtaacaagctgtcatatctattccgcccgctagggacgttttcctttatgacggcaatttgtaatcaagttatgatttaattgtgtatgtgtgattctgagtgattagttaggtatttagtaaataagtAATTatacccaattttgtattgctgattcaacttgttagccaggattcttgcagataaccaagaatttacaactttcagaataTGAGACTGAAGAAAGATGACGATGTTGaatgctattgatgtaaaatattgctaaatctttaagagtttattcggaagataatggctctataaatattattttgtggtgcccaactctctagttaattacatgtaccagattagctcaatcaggtgatattaattacggagaaagtattttatagaatagcatgtcatagcaattaatccggcatagccaaagacacgacactagcCTAGTGCATACATGCCGTTTGATATTTGCATAGAGAGACAATTAGAATTATGGGGATTGACTATCATTAATAAGTCCCCCTTTGAAAATAATTTCGAACCTGCCAGCGAATTCAATTGATTTCGTGCCACTGCATATTCCCTGGGGCGTTTTTTTCCTCCATcgtcatctccatgtcagtactcAAGAACGCTAACCTTTCCCCTCCTGATGATGGCGTCATCATCTGGAATTACACTGAATAAATAAAAATGGAGGATTAAGGTTACAGTCATGCAAATGTATCATTGCAAAACCATTGAACAGATGGGCTAGATGGGATGGGATAGCTATGTGTCCATTGAATTTACTGTTCTGGACATctgagagatctactgtaggtgcAGAGAGGCCGCCCAGTGCAACTTATGTCTTTAAAGGTGTCTCTGAGGGAATGGAACGAGTTAGTTCTTACATCCGTTTCGATTTCTGTTTACAGAGAGTGGAGCATGTACAGAGAACAAATGCCTTTGATTAAAGCATCATCCCCGAGACCCTTTTACTGGAGGAGAATGTCTCCGGCTAACGACAACATGAGGTTAACAGCGGATTCTGAAATAATGTGCCATTTCCCAATGGACCTCCCCCTGTCCTTTTCATTTTCTTTGTGCCACTGGAACAATGCAGACAAGGGGAACTGATTCTACTCTGTGTCAACATGATGTGACTGCAGTCCTGACAATGTTTGTGGCAATAGATGAGCCAGACTGCCGAGGGAAATGAATTCCCGTATAGTTGGTGCTGGATGAGggcaggggatggagagagactggtgaTGGGGCTGGGGAGATGGGGCTGGTGTGATGGGGCCGGGGTGATGGGGCTGGGGTGATGGGGCTGGGGTGATGGGGCTGGGGTGATGGGGCCGGGGTGATGGGGCTGGGGTGATGGGGCCGGGGTGATGGGGCCGGGGTGATGGGGCTGGTGTGATGGGGCCGGGGTGATGGGGCTGGGGTGATGGGGCTGGGGTGATGGGGCCGGGGTGATGGGGCCGGCGTGATGAGGCTGGGGAGATGGGGCAACAGTGATGGGGAAACAGTGATGGGACTGGGATGATGGGACTGGGGTGATGGGGCTGGGGAGATGGGGCTGGGGAGATGGGGCTGGGGTGATGGGGCTGGGGTGATGGGGCTGGGGAGATGTGACTGGGGTGATGGGGCTGGGGTGATGGGGCTGGGGAGATGTGACTGGGGTGATGGGTGGGGTGATGGGGCCGGGGTGATGGGGCTGGGGAGATGTGACTGGGGTGATGGGGCTGGTGAGATGTGACTGGGGTGATGGGACTGAAGTTAAGGGGCTGGGGTGATGGGGCTGGGGTGATTGGGCTGGGGTGATGGTGCTGGGGTGATGGTGCTGGGGTGATGGTGCTGGGGTTAAGGGGCTGGGGTTAAGGGGCTGGGGTTAAGGGGCTGGGGTGATGGTGCTGGGGTGATGGCACTGGGGTGATGGGGCTGGGGAGATGGGATTAGGGTGATGGGACTGGGAGATGGTGCTTGGCATTGTGTGGGTGCCTAGAAACTAAAACTCAGACTATTTTGATGGCATAAGAAGATGTCGCGAAAGagagaatttttttgtttattagGATTTGGTCATATCATAGGGCATTGGTTTGGTGAAACATCCCTTCTGCTTCTGACccagtctgtgtcccaaatggcacaatattccatttatagtgcactactgatcTGGACACACAGGGCACTATTACCACATAGGGCTTTGTTCataagttgtgcactatatagggaacaggctgtcatttgggatgcactcaTGGAATGAGAGTTACAGTTTAATTTCAGCACTGGTTCTTGGAAATGGCAAGGCCACTACTGGTCACACACACTGTGATCTAAACAAAAGCTTTTAATTCCTATTGGGATAATTAGTCGCTAGTAGTGAGTAGCATAAATGATTTCAAACAATTAGACAATTTTCATAAGACCCTCTTAGCCAGACCAGATTCTTGGATAAAAGATACAAGACATAACAATTAAGCCATCAATGCCAGATGctttcacagctgtaatctcaTCCAGAAACAGAGTGTGTTAAATGAACAGGATTAATTGAATATCACAGCCTATACTAATACTGTCTCAATGGCTTTTGACTAAGGGAAATCAGCAATGAAAGTGATCATTTTAGAATATAAATTAAATCACAAAACTTTATGATGGATTAGAATCACATCAATAATGGTAATTAAACTAATTAATTACAACGAAAGAGACAATAATTGCTATGGGCTCCAAATAGCGTTCTAATAAATGACACGCTCGCTCCGGATCGTGACAGTCAAATAACACAGCAATTATGTTATTGATCTTTGTCACTCTGTACCGATGGGGATGCTTCACAGCCATATTTATAACGATCCATATTCATGCTTTGGATTGGCTGCATAATgtacaccatttttttttttttttaacattatcCAAATGTATTAGAATCACTGTAAATTTCCGTTCATTCTAGTTTTAACCATTTAACTGTCTGTTATTGGAAAAACATGTTAAAACAAAACCTTACAATCCCTCGGGAAGGACCATCTGTAACGCATTTCAATTTTTGCCCCTACTTGGGGTAAAGCATGTCATTAAATCTTTAATTGAGATGGAGAGGGTCATCCACTTAACCTTAACACACATGGGtgtccttcctcccttcctccttccaTGCCTTCGTTCCTTCCTTCTTTTCAGCTGAAATTGCTGAAGCAGTCATGCTTTTGGCTATTGTCTGGGATCTTTAAATCACTACAGAACTAGCACACGCTATACATCTTAATGGAGTTGAGCCGTGCCTCTAACAAAGAACAGAGCAGAGCTGTGCCATAGGTGATCCATGGTTGAACAGTGAATAAATGTACACCAGGGGGCTGtatgtatcaagcgtctcagGGTAtgagttctgatctaggatcagttttgcattttagaacacaatgaataagattacacgGACAGAAGGGGACCTGATCCTCAATCAGCACTGCTACACAGAGACCCTTGATAAATTCGTCCCATGATTGTTAAAACGTTAAAAACATCTCAATGTCAACCATCCAAGGTTACTACTTTAATGTGTTATTAGAAATCCCTAAAATACTACAGGGAAGTATGTGATGTATTATTTTAACCAGAATATGGGGGACACATAGAAAACTCACTATAGTTTCTGAAGTAAAACACAACAACAAAGAACAAGCTACATTAGGCACCAGACACCCCAGCAGTCATTTTTAATTATAGATAATCTTACAAGCTATGCCACTTTTAATTGTACAGGGAAGTAAAACGGATTCATCTTTTGGGGCAATTTAAATTGAAATGCAAGTCCTTCAAGATGGAGGGTTCTGCCAGGAGTCATGGGGAGAAAATTGTCTTAATTGTTTAATCCATATCAGTTATTCACCATAAGGGAGAAATTACAGGTGGAATGTTGATGGGATAAACAGCACTCCTAAACAAGAGAGCTTCAGGGCCAGTCTACTGATGTCTTCTAAGGCCAATTTGTCCTGCCTGTCCAATTTGTCCTGCCTGTCCAATTTGTCCTGCCTGTCCAATTTGTCCTGCCTGTCCAATTTGTCCTGCCTGTCCAATTTGTCCTGCCTGCTTTTCTCTATTCAGCCTTGTTATTTAGATATGTATGAGAATAAAATCCTTCTCTTTTTACTGATCGTCAGCTTTAATGTTGTGCTCTACTTATTTGGCGTGCTATTATTTTTTGTCTTCCCTGTGTATTCCTCCTACCGTCGTTTCCTAAATCACCAAGAGCAATATGTAAGCAAAGTTGAAGATAATTTTCATGGTTTTTGTATCCATCCCTTTCAAGGAATTGCTTAAAACGTCATTTTTGGTATGGCTTCCAAAAAGGTTATATTTTGGTTTATATTAAGTTCTGAAGTGGGATTTCAATTAGCTACATTCATTTAATAGCACTTTCTCCCCCGCTCCATATGATTTATTGTTTCTGAATTATGTTCGGCTGGGTTGGCAATTACCATAGCGTTAATCACACCATAATTAGAGTCAATGATTCAATTGTGGCTTAAAGCTTCCATTTCCTTAAGGAATTAATAAAATAAGTTGTCATTAATGTATTAAGTCGAATGTCTAGTATTTCGTGGGATCTCTACACTGACGGATCCTTTAATAAGGATGTATGGACTGACTATACGTGACTGTGGATAGCatctgttaacttcttatggctgcaggggcagtattgagtagcttggatgaaaggtgcacagaggtgcccagagtaaacggcctgctcctcagtcatagttgctaatatatgcatattattattagtattggatagaaaacactctgaagtttctaaaactgtttgaataatgtctgtgagtataacagaactcatatggcagggaaaattcctgagaagaaatccaaccaggaagtgagaaatctgaggttggtcgattttcaactcatcgcctattgaaaacaCAGTAGGATATTGATCTGTTTGCAcatcctacggcttccactagatgttaacagtctGCAGAaccttgaatgaagcttctactgtgatttgatgctgaatgagaggggaatgagtcagtggtctggcagaaagCCTGGTCCTGGTCATGTGCATTCCACATGATATacacttgcgttccattacttctatagacacaaaggaattctccagtttgAACGTCATTGAatatttatgttaacaacatcctaaagattgattctatacttagtttgacaagtttcttcgacctgtaatataactatttgaagttttcgtccgacgttcacctggacctgcacgagcgtttggatttgtgtactaaacgcgctaacaaaagtagctacttggacaaaaatgatggacattaccgaacaaaacaaacctttttttgtggaagtgggagtcctgggagtgcattctgacgaagatcagcaaaggtaagagaagatttataatgcttttaatgagttttgttgactgcacaatttggcgggtaactgtatggcttccttttgtggctgaccgctgttctcagattattgaatattgtgcttttgctgtaaatatttttgaaatctgacacattaagaacaagtgtatctttaattctatgtaaacatgtatctttcatcaaagtttatgatgagtatttacattatttgacgtggctctgcaatttctccggatattttggaggcatttctgaacatggtgccaatgtaaactgaggtttttggatataaatatgaacttaatcgaacaaaacatatatgtattgtgtaacatgaagtcatatgagtgtcatctgatgaagatcatcaaaggttattgattaattttatctctatttctgctttttgtgactcctgtctttggctagaaaaatgactgtgtttttctgtgattttgcggtgacctaacataatcgtttgtggtgctttcattgtaaagcctatttgaaattggacactttggtgggattaacaacaggattacctttaaaatggtataagatacatgtatgtttgaggaattttaattatgagatttctgtttgaatttggcgccctgcactttcactggctgttgtcatatcatcccgttaatgaGGGCATCTGTTATTATGATTACTGAGGCGAAAACTGAACAGTGCCGTGCCAAGAGATTTGAGTTGGATATCTGAGAGTCAGAAAATAGGTGAAATAGTTTGACACGCTCATGGCCTTACGTAAGTGGTAGTTTTACCTCATATCTTACCTATGGACCAGGATACACTTCAATCAATTGGTTCATAATAAAAACTAATTTGTAGTTAATATAATTGGTCTGATCAAACTGCTGGGAAGCATTGCTCGATACTGTTTATCAAGGGCAGTTTAGAGGTATTTGAACCGGGAGGGCTTCGATATTGATAGTGGATGAAAATAACGGTAAATGATGCCCTAGAATAAAAAGAACGAGGCTTCTACAAGGTGCACATCAAATGTGAGAGTGAAATATGAATTGAAATGTTGGAGAAGGTAATGACTTTGATTTACCTTTCATCTTTTAAAACTACCTACAGAATAATTTTTTGCTGTTGAATTTGGAAGGACATTTAGGTTAAGGATTGCCGGATTGTTGTCTTTTTCCTCTACATACCCAATGGTCATGAAATTCTATCGTAGCGATGGATAACCTGATGATGACCCCTATAATCGTTGACAATGGCCTGTTATTTGAGTCCAATGGGTATTTTTCCGTtgcgtctctccatctctcctcacctctccactgTGATAGCCAATGTGTAGCTGTAAGTGTGTTCTGAGGAAATATGGCCACAGTGCATAACCCAGGTGAATGCTACTGTCCACATTGGGGTTGGTTTCCCCCATACAATATGAAGCTACTGTACACATTAGGGTTAGTTTTCCCCCATACAATATGAAGCTACTGTACACATTTGGGTTAGTTTTCCCCCATACAATATGAAGCTACTGTAGACATTGGGGTTAGTTTTCCCCCATACAATATGAAGCTACTGTAGACATTGGGGTTAGTTTTCCCCCATACAATATGACGCTACTGTAGACATTGGAGTTAGTTTTCCCCCATACAATATGAAGCTACTGTCCACATTGGAGTTAGTTTTCCCCCATACAATATGAAGCTACTGTCCACATTGGGGTTGGTTTTCCCCCATACAATATGAAGCTACTGTAGACATTGGGGTTAGTTTTCCCCCATACAATATGAAGCTACTGTCCACATTGGGGTTGGTTTCCCCCATACAATAAGAAGCTACTGTACACATTGGGGTTGGTTTCAACCATACAATATGAAGCTACTGTAGACATTGGGGTTAGTTTTCCCCATACAATATGAAGCTACTGTCCACATTAGGGTTAGTTTTCCCCCATACAATATGAAGCTACTGTAGACATTGGGCTTGGTTTCCCCCATACAATATGAAGCTACTGTCCACATTGGGGTTGGTTTCCCCCATACAATATGAAGCTACTGTCCACATTGGGGTTAGTTTTCCCCCATACAATATGAAGCTACTGTCCACATTAGGGTTAGTTTTCCCCCATACAATATGAAGCTACTGTCCACGTTGGAGTTCGTTTTCCCCCATACAATATGAAGCTACTGTCCACATTAGGGTTAGTTTTCCCCCATACAATATGAAGCTCCTGTCCACATTAGGGTTAGTTTTCCCCCATACAATATGAAGCTACTGTCCATATTAGGGTTAATTTTCCCCCATACAATATGAAACTACTGTCCACATTGGGTTGGTTTCCCCCATACAATATGAAGCTACTGTCCATATTAGGGTTAATTTTCCCCCATACAATATGAAGCTACTGTCCACATTAGGCTTGGTTTCCCCCATACAATATGAAGCTACTGTAGACATTGGGCTTGGTTTCCCCCATACAATATGAAGCTACTGTCCACATTGGGGTTGGTTTCCCCCATACAATATGAAGCTACTGTCCACATTGGGGTTAGTTTTCCCCCATACAATATGAAGCTACTGTCCACATTAGGGTTAGTTTTCCCCCATACAATATGAAGCTACTGTCCACGTTGGAGTTCGTTTTCCCCCATACAATATGAAGCTCCTGTCCACATTAGGGTTAGTTTTCCCCCATACAATATGAAGCTACTGTCCATATTAGGGTTAATTTTCCCCCATACAATATGAAGCTACTGTCCACATTGGGGTTGGTTTCCCCCATACAATATGAAGCTACTGTCCATATTAGGGTTAATTTTCCCCCATACAATATGAAGCTACTGTCCACATTAGGGTTAGTTTTCCCCCATACAATATGAAGCTCCTGTCCACATTAGGGTTAGTTTTCCC is part of the Salvelinus fontinalis isolate EN_2023a chromosome 6, ASM2944872v1, whole genome shotgun sequence genome and harbors:
- the LOC129858673 gene encoding uncharacterized protein LOC129858673, producing the protein MAAPSPQHHHPSTITPAQSPQPHHPSPLTSVPSPQSHLTSPITPVTSPQPHHPGPITPPITPVTSPQPHHPSPITPVTSPQPHHPSPITPAPSPQPHLPSPITPVPSSQSHHCFPITVAPSPQPHHAGPITPAPSPQPHHPSPITPAPSHQPHHPGPITPAPSPQPHHPGPITPAPSPQPHHPSPITPAPSHQPHLPSPITSLSPSPALIQHQLYGNSFPSAVWLIYCHKHCPGPGASAPASPCINPALHRPGRRGFGPGKPLY